Genomic window (Desulfobacterales bacterium):
GAAAACAAAAGGATACAACGCGAAGGAGATTGCGAAGGATGACGAGAATCTCTCTGAATCAAGGGCTCGCCGCCGCGAAGGCGGCCAAGCAGGACGAGTTCTACACCCAGTACGTTGACATCCAGACGGAAGTCGAAGCCTACCTCGAGTTCGACCCCGACACCTTCTGCGGCAAGATCGTCTATTGCAACTGCGACGACCCCTTCGAGAGCAACTTCTTCAAGTACTTCGCCGCCAACTTTAACAAGCTCGGCCTGAAGAAGCTCATCACTACCAGCTACGATGGCTCCCCCATCGCCGGGCAGATGACCCTG
Coding sequences:
- a CDS encoding adenine-specific methyltransferase EcoRI family protein — its product is MTRISLNQGLAAAKAAKQDEFYTQYVDIQTEVEAYLEFDPDTFCGKIVYCNCDDPFESNFFKYFAANFNKLGLKKLITTSYDGSPIAGQMTLFPEYDEGNGKRKKPKALAVILDHVKDEDGDGAANVTDVELF